The following proteins come from a genomic window of Corallococcus sp. NCRR:
- a CDS encoding PQQ-dependent sugar dehydrogenase, with amino-acid sequence MPLILRASLCLGAALLLTNCAHRSAPGTSAAKAPALPAPDPSFKVKRYSTVIGWPEGKRPTAPEGFEVTRYADGLRNPRWTYVLPNGDILVAEASSEFKSEEDKEDAIESGKVRSQNLGHSANRITLLRDADRDGTPEVREVFLEGVKQPLGMLLLGDRFYVAGTDGVWRYPYTAGETSLKASGEKLLELPAGGYNNHWTRNLLANADGSKLYVSVGSASNVAEHGLKEEERRANILEINPDGTGERIYASGLRNPVGMGWAPGTRTLWTAVNERDELGEDLVPDYLTHVEDGGFYGWPYAYFGANEDPRMAGQRPDLVAKTLVPDVPLGSHTASLGLAFYEAQAFPEKYRGGAFIGQHGSWNRAELSGYKVVFVPFKDGKPSGPPEDFLTGFIADKDEARVHGRPVGVTVLPDGALLVADDASNTLWKVTAKR; translated from the coding sequence ATGCCCCTCATCCTCCGAGCCTCCCTCTGCCTGGGTGCCGCGCTCCTCCTGACGAACTGCGCGCACCGCTCCGCCCCCGGCACCTCCGCCGCGAAGGCACCCGCGCTGCCCGCGCCCGACCCCAGCTTCAAGGTGAAGCGGTACAGCACGGTCATCGGCTGGCCGGAAGGCAAGCGCCCCACGGCCCCGGAGGGCTTCGAGGTGACGCGCTACGCGGACGGCCTGCGCAACCCGCGCTGGACCTACGTGCTGCCCAACGGCGACATCCTGGTGGCCGAGGCCAGCTCCGAGTTCAAGAGCGAGGAGGACAAGGAGGACGCCATCGAGTCCGGCAAGGTGCGCTCGCAGAACCTGGGCCACAGCGCCAACCGCATCACCCTGCTGCGCGACGCGGACCGCGACGGCACGCCCGAGGTCCGCGAGGTGTTCCTGGAGGGTGTGAAGCAGCCGCTGGGCATGCTGCTGTTGGGCGACCGCTTCTACGTGGCCGGCACGGACGGCGTCTGGCGCTACCCGTACACGGCCGGCGAGACGTCGCTGAAGGCCTCCGGGGAGAAGCTCCTGGAGCTGCCGGCGGGCGGCTACAACAACCACTGGACGCGCAACCTGCTGGCAAACGCGGACGGTTCGAAGCTCTACGTGTCCGTGGGCTCCGCGAGCAACGTGGCCGAGCACGGCCTGAAGGAGGAGGAGCGCCGCGCCAACATCCTGGAGATCAACCCGGACGGCACCGGCGAGCGCATCTACGCGAGCGGCCTGCGAAACCCCGTGGGCATGGGCTGGGCCCCGGGTACGCGCACGCTGTGGACGGCCGTGAACGAGCGCGACGAGCTGGGCGAGGACCTGGTGCCGGACTACCTCACGCACGTGGAGGACGGCGGGTTCTACGGCTGGCCCTACGCGTACTTCGGCGCGAACGAGGACCCGCGCATGGCGGGACAGCGGCCGGACCTGGTGGCGAAGACCCTGGTGCCGGACGTGCCCCTGGGCTCCCACACCGCGTCCCTGGGCCTGGCGTTCTACGAGGCCCAGGCGTTCCCGGAGAAGTACCGGGGCGGCGCGTTCATCGGGCAGCACGGCTCGTGGAACCGCGCGGAGCTGTCCGGCTACAAGGTCGTGTTCGTGCCGTTCAAGGACGGAAAGCCGTCCGGCCCGCCGGAGGACTTCCTCACGGGCTTCATCGCCGACAAGGACGAGGCCCGGGTGCATGGCCGGCCGGTGGGCGTCACGGTGCTGCCGGACGGCGCGTTGCTGGTCGCGGATGACGCCAGCAACACGCTGTGGAAGGTGACCGCGAAGCGCTGA